A single Halarcobacter anaerophilus DNA region contains:
- a CDS encoding ABC transporter ATP-binding protein, whose product MIKTENLNYFLKNRQILKDISLNSVNGDITAIIGPNGAGKSTFLKLLRKFITQTSGEILIAKKRVEQYNNKELAKLISYLPQTTKAVPCSVEDCILLGRKPHMRFFPKKEDYIKCEDIIKELHLNDFKKKNVLNLSGGEFQKVLIARSLVQEGDILFLDEPINHLDIKNQLEIMDITKKMTKQRVLTTFVVLHDLNLAFKYANKILLLKNGEKVFYGEKEQLKEDTLSTAYEVELNLIDFKGEKKVIY is encoded by the coding sequence GTGATTAAAACAGAAAATTTAAACTATTTTTTAAAAAACAGACAAATCTTAAAAGATATAAGTCTAAACTCTGTAAACGGTGATATTACTGCAATAATTGGACCAAACGGAGCGGGGAAAAGTACTTTTTTAAAACTTCTTAGAAAATTCATAACCCAAACTTCAGGAGAGATTCTAATAGCTAAAAAAAGAGTAGAACAATATAACAATAAAGAGTTGGCAAAACTCATTTCATATCTTCCACAAACAACAAAAGCCGTTCCATGCAGTGTTGAAGATTGCATCTTATTAGGAAGAAAACCTCATATGAGATTTTTCCCGAAAAAAGAGGATTATATAAAATGTGAAGATATAATAAAAGAGCTTCATTTAAACGATTTTAAAAAGAAAAACGTCCTAAATTTAAGTGGAGGAGAATTCCAAAAAGTATTAATTGCAAGATCTTTAGTACAAGAAGGAGATATCCTTTTTTTGGATGAACCCATAAACCACTTAGATATAAAAAATCAGCTTGAAATTATGGATATAACAAAAAAAATGACCAAACAAAGAGTTCTTACGACTTTTGTAGTTTTACATGATTTAAATCTTGCTTTTAAATATGCAAATAAAATCTTGCTTCTAAAAAACGGCGAAAAGGTTTTTTACGGAGAAAAAGAGCAATTAAAAGAAGATACACTTTCAACTGCCTATGAAGTAGAGCTTAACTTAATAGATTTTAAAGGAGAAAAAAAAGTAATTTATTAG
- a CDS encoding Jag N-terminal domain-containing protein, producing the protein MKQFEGKSLEEVYELASNEFGCSITELDIDIIQQPAKGFLGIGKKSAVIEAIPKKSRRKDLRKHKEHKFRKKDIKIEEFSKRVEESHKKDEKAQQRKRSEERKKEQKLHSVPKVETKEKIFDNFYNEDNGRREVSKIIVKKDKDEILEEVNEGLISLFKDTCYGIDNIKVEFYDDNTLYIEFTGEDSALLIGKEGYRYKALSYILFNWINEKYGLMLRLEVAEFLKNQESAIHNYLEPIIEIIKEKGSFKTKPLDGILVHIALKKLREEFPEKYVAVKTNIRGDKYVLVNEYRSKEQ; encoded by the coding sequence ATGAAACAATTCGAAGGTAAAAGTTTAGAAGAGGTTTATGAGTTAGCATCAAATGAGTTTGGTTGTTCTATAACGGAATTGGACATAGATATAATTCAGCAACCGGCAAAAGGCTTTTTAGGAATAGGGAAAAAGAGTGCCGTTATTGAGGCAATTCCTAAAAAGAGCCGAAGAAAAGATCTTAGAAAACACAAAGAACATAAATTTAGAAAAAAAGATATAAAAATCGAAGAGTTTTCAAAAAGAGTTGAGGAGTCTCATAAAAAAGATGAAAAAGCTCAACAAAGAAAAAGAAGTGAAGAGAGAAAAAAGGAGCAGAAATTACACTCTGTTCCAAAAGTAGAAACAAAAGAAAAAATTTTTGATAACTTCTATAATGAAGATAACGGAAGAAGAGAAGTTTCGAAAATCATTGTAAAAAAAGATAAAGATGAAATCTTAGAAGAGGTTAATGAAGGTTTAATCTCTTTATTTAAAGATACTTGTTACGGAATTGATAATATAAAAGTAGAGTTCTACGACGATAATACTTTGTATATTGAATTTACAGGTGAAGACTCGGCACTTTTAATAGGAAAAGAGGGTTATAGATATAAAGCCCTTTCATATATTTTATTTAATTGGATAAATGAAAAATATGGGCTTATGTTAAGACTTGAAGTAGCAGAATTTTTGAAAAATCAAGAATCTGCAATTCATAACTATTTAGAACCTATTATTGAAATAATAAAAGAAAAAGGGAGTTTCAAGACAAAACCTCTTGACGGAATATTGGTTCATATAGCGCTGAAAAAACTAAGAGAAGAGTTCCCTGAAAAATATGTTGCAGTAAAAACAAATATTAGGGGAGATAAATACGTACTTGTAAATGAGTACAGAAGTAAAGAGCAATAA
- a CDS encoding TonB-dependent receptor domain-containing protein, with the protein MKKYISLSILLSSSLFAQSQTLNDVDVIAQSSEAGNIQIDLQRAQNTQVNSLFDLFKNNSSIDVGGGAINVQRIYIRGIESSNLDISLDGARQGKNMFQHRGNELGINPDILKQVEVKTYTDASDNSGALGGSIIMTTKDAQDFVSHGKNYGGIIKTGYGTNANTKHGSLIAYDVVNSYFGVYANVSAVNNDNYEDGTGKDQIATAYKDRDYLVKFSLLDVKDNDLRVTISQNENSGDSQWRGTDAIPNPTDLEKITSTTTNYALQHNYNPTNLINLDTNLNLSQIVLEREEINTEYKNKTFGFKIQNHFNFDFLNTKNKLSLGAQYEKQHGISDYFYSVHDKTYTDFVSDTYSKNRALFLQNRMNIENLNIYYGLRFDDYEFETGFGKATDNTISPNIGFDYELNENSKIYANYSQSSRMTGIIPFTWLTKVKENTSYSDNLEAETAKKYEIGYKYNTNNLLTQNDYFTFDVSLFKTTIENLILARDIDGGSGEGGRTLADIYNNSDDFKTKGFEIKLLWNYENYTTNLSYSYIDAQEINDNSTSTTGVDEAIAIRRIGAYDSKRLVWNNYYDINETLNLGYTLNAIKGIDNQIDRPGYVTHDISLKYTPKEYNSWTFYAGVDNITDKTYGKHSTIASKSDEDYYRYEPGRNFKFSLKYTF; encoded by the coding sequence ATGAAAAAATATATAAGTCTATCAATTCTTCTTTCTAGTTCGCTATTTGCGCAATCACAGACTTTAAATGATGTTGATGTAATTGCCCAATCATCAGAGGCAGGAAATATCCAAATAGATTTGCAAAGAGCTCAAAATACTCAGGTAAATTCCCTTTTTGATTTGTTTAAAAACAATTCTTCAATTGATGTAGGAGGAGGAGCAATAAATGTTCAAAGAATTTATATAAGAGGTATTGAAAGCAGTAACTTGGATATCAGTCTAGACGGTGCTAGACAAGGTAAGAATATGTTTCAACACAGAGGAAATGAACTTGGTATAAATCCCGATATTTTAAAACAAGTAGAGGTAAAAACATATACTGATGCTTCCGATAACTCGGGAGCTTTAGGCGGTTCTATTATAATGACCACAAAAGATGCCCAAGATTTTGTTAGCCACGGGAAAAATTACGGTGGAATTATAAAAACAGGTTATGGAACAAATGCTAATACAAAACATGGAAGTTTAATAGCCTATGATGTAGTAAACTCTTATTTTGGAGTATATGCAAATGTATCTGCCGTAAATAATGACAACTACGAAGATGGAACAGGTAAAGATCAAATAGCAACGGCATATAAAGATAGAGATTATTTGGTTAAATTTAGTTTGCTTGATGTAAAAGACAATGATCTAAGAGTAACAATAAGTCAAAATGAAAACAGTGGTGACTCACAATGGAGAGGAACCGATGCCATTCCTAATCCTACTGATTTAGAAAAAATCACTTCAACAACCACAAACTATGCACTACAACATAACTATAATCCAACTAATTTAATAAACTTAGATACAAATTTAAACTTAAGTCAAATCGTATTAGAAAGAGAAGAGATAAATACGGAATACAAAAATAAGACCTTTGGTTTTAAAATTCAAAACCACTTTAACTTTGATTTTTTAAATACAAAAAATAAACTTTCCTTAGGTGCTCAATATGAGAAGCAGCACGGTATTTCAGATTATTTCTACTCTGTTCATGATAAAACATATACGGATTTTGTATCAGATACATATTCAAAAAATAGAGCCCTTTTTCTTCAAAACAGAATGAATATTGAGAATTTAAACATCTATTACGGTTTGAGATTTGATGATTATGAATTTGAGACGGGCTTTGGGAAAGCAACGGATAATACAATCTCTCCTAATATAGGATTTGATTATGAACTAAATGAAAATTCAAAAATCTATGCCAATTATAGTCAAAGCAGCAGAATGACAGGAATTATTCCTTTCACTTGGCTGACAAAAGTTAAAGAAAATACCTCTTATTCGGATAATCTAGAAGCAGAAACTGCAAAAAAATACGAAATCGGATATAAATATAATACAAATAATCTTCTTACGCAAAACGATTATTTCACTTTTGATGTAAGTCTTTTTAAAACTACTATTGAAAATCTAATTTTAGCTAGAGATATTGACGGAGGAAGCGGAGAAGGTGGAAGAACCTTAGCAGATATTTATAATAACTCAGATGATTTTAAAACAAAAGGTTTTGAGATTAAACTATTATGGAATTATGAAAACTATACAACAAATCTTTCATACTCATATATTGATGCTCAAGAGATAAATGATAACTCTACAAGTACAACAGGAGTTGATGAAGCAATAGCAATTAGAAGAATAGGAGCATACGACAGCAAAAGACTTGTTTGGAATAATTATTATGATATAAATGAGACTCTAAATTTAGGATATACCTTAAATGCCATAAAAGGAATTGATAATCAAATAGATAGACCCGGATACGTTACCCATGATATCAGTTTAAAATATACTCCAAAAGAGTACAATTCTTGGACATTTTACGCAGGAGTTGATAATATTACCGATAAAACTTACGGAAAACACTCTACTATTGCATCTAAAAGCGATGAAGATTACTATAGATATGAACCTGGAAGAAACTTTAAATTCAGTTTGAAATATACTTTTTAA
- a CDS encoding BaiN/RdsA family NAD(P)/FAD-dependent oxidoreductase, with the protein MKNSEYDLIVIGSGAAGMISAIIAAREGKKVLLCEQKDKLGPKLKATGGGKCNLTNTLSNEDFMNSFGKNGKFMSEAILAFNHNDLISFLKEIRVDTHIPDGFRVFPVTHNSLTIIEALQKELQRVNVEIKKATKVNDLICENETIKGVIAKDKNFYAPNIIVATGGLGFSSLGANGDGFEFAKSLGHKITELYPAMLPLITKEKWVANCKADTIAKAEIRINLKKAKKLKACGDLIFTPKGIRGPVVLDFSREITPLLEKYEEVPLFVNMIKGKNEEELFQHFKKFSTLNIEETLSKLLPVSVIKEICTLVGADFKKKFKDLEGSTREKLVKTIVWTPLTVIDHVGFEKAMITRGGVSLKEINPKTMQSKIIEGLYFCGEVMDLDGPCGGYNLQWSFASGNLAGKLLK; encoded by the coding sequence ATGAAAAATAGTGAGTATGATTTAATAGTTATCGGTTCAGGTGCAGCAGGGATGATATCTGCGATTATCGCTGCAAGAGAGGGCAAAAAAGTATTATTGTGTGAGCAAAAAGATAAATTAGGACCTAAACTTAAAGCAACAGGCGGAGGTAAGTGTAATCTTACAAATACCCTTTCAAATGAAGATTTTATGAACTCTTTCGGTAAAAACGGAAAATTTATGAGTGAAGCAATTTTAGCTTTCAATCATAATGATTTAATAAGTTTTTTAAAAGAGATAAGAGTTGATACTCATATTCCAGACGGTTTTCGCGTTTTTCCGGTAACCCACAACTCTTTAACTATAATAGAAGCTTTGCAAAAAGAGTTGCAAAGAGTAAATGTGGAGATAAAAAAAGCTACAAAAGTAAATGATCTGATATGTGAAAATGAGACTATAAAAGGTGTAATAGCAAAAGATAAAAATTTTTATGCTCCAAATATAATCGTAGCTACGGGAGGTTTAGGTTTTTCATCTCTTGGAGCAAACGGAGACGGTTTTGAATTTGCTAAATCTTTGGGGCATAAAATAACTGAGTTATATCCTGCTATGTTGCCTTTAATTACAAAAGAGAAATGGGTTGCAAATTGTAAAGCCGATACTATAGCAAAAGCGGAAATTAGAATAAATTTAAAAAAAGCAAAAAAACTTAAAGCCTGCGGGGATTTGATTTTTACTCCAAAAGGAATCAGAGGTCCTGTTGTATTGGATTTTTCAAGAGAGATAACACCTTTGTTAGAAAAGTATGAAGAGGTTCCTCTTTTTGTCAATATGATAAAAGGGAAAAATGAAGAAGAACTTTTTCAACACTTTAAAAAGTTTTCTACACTAAATATAGAAGAGACTCTGTCTAAATTGCTGCCGGTTTCTGTTATAAAAGAGATTTGTACTTTAGTTGGTGCAGATTTTAAGAAAAAGTTTAAAGATTTAGAAGGTTCTACAAGAGAAAAACTTGTTAAAACTATAGTTTGGACACCTCTTACGGTGATTGATCACGTAGGCTTTGAAAAAGCGATGATTACAAGAGGAGGGGTTAGTTTAAAAGAGATTAATCCAAAAACTATGCAGAGTAAAATAATTGAAGGTCTGTATTTTTGCGGTGAAGTAATGGATTTGGACGGTCCTTGCGGCGGTTACAATTTGCAATGGTCTTTTGCAAGCGGAAACTTGGCAGGAAAACTTTTAAAATAA
- a CDS encoding SixA phosphatase family protein: MEKLLKRDNMKRLYLIRHAKSDWSNKELEDFDRPLNNRGKKNAPFMGDLLYKKNVFPDVIISSPAYRARETAKKIAKKVGYHEDILYNEYLYEASLKTLLEVLNFIADEYDDVFLVGHNPGLNLLAFYLVDFNERLPTCGIVEIEFDCDSWREATKKNAKLISFEYPKKFLKK; encoded by the coding sequence ATGGAAAAACTTTTAAAAAGGGATAATATGAAAAGACTCTATTTAATAAGACATGCAAAATCTGATTGGTCCAATAAAGAACTTGAAGACTTTGATAGACCTTTAAATAATAGAGGCAAAAAAAATGCACCTTTCATGGGTGATCTTTTATACAAAAAAAATGTTTTCCCTGATGTAATTATCTCTTCACCTGCTTATAGAGCAAGAGAAACAGCAAAAAAAATTGCAAAAAAAGTCGGATATCATGAAGATATTTTATATAACGAGTATCTATATGAAGCTTCATTAAAAACTCTTTTAGAAGTTTTAAACTTTATTGCGGACGAGTATGATGATGTTTTTTTAGTAGGACATAATCCCGGATTAAACCTTTTGGCTTTTTATTTAGTTGATTTTAATGAAAGACTGCCTACTTGCGGAATTGTTGAGATTGAGTTTGATTGCGACAGTTGGAGAGAAGCTACCAAAAAAAATGCAAAACTTATCTCTTTTGAGTATCCTAAGAAGTTTTTAAAAAAATAA
- the mnmE gene encoding tRNA uridine-5-carboxymethylaminomethyl(34) synthesis GTPase MnmE produces the protein MLEDDTIVAIATANGIGSISIIRVSGNEALNIALKLTKKKELKNRLATLCSVYNLSGEIIDEALLIYFKNPFSFTGEDVLEFQCHGGIAISNIIMNEILKCGARLAQPGEFSKRAFLNGKIDLTKAEAIANIIEARSEDAVKLLAKQLKGELTNFVNDIREDLLFMLAYTEVNIDYAEEDLPEDIFQQIENKLNKITIKLQDTLEASKRREGLIEGFKVAIIGKPNVGKSSLLNKLLNFDRAIISDIAGTTRDTIEESVRIGTHIIKIVDTAGIREADDIIEKIGIEKSIKAVEEADIIISLFDNNKECDNEDEKILTLLENSGNKEIIKVLNKADLENCFDKTKLDNFIELSTKETINPLIKKLEIILDSNTHSDDMTLVSTRQIEAVEQTLHHINKAAEPLQSGELEFFAYHINEALLNISNITRPYENDEMLDVMFGAFCLGK, from the coding sequence TTGTTAGAAGATGATACAATTGTAGCAATAGCTACGGCAAACGGTATAGGTTCTATATCGATAATCAGAGTAAGCGGAAACGAAGCATTAAATATAGCTTTAAAACTTACCAAGAAAAAAGAGTTAAAAAACAGACTTGCAACTTTGTGTTCAGTTTATAATCTAAGCGGTGAAATTATAGATGAAGCACTTCTTATATACTTTAAAAATCCTTTTTCTTTTACGGGTGAAGATGTTCTTGAGTTTCAATGTCACGGCGGTATTGCTATTTCAAATATAATTATGAATGAAATTTTAAAATGCGGTGCACGATTAGCCCAACCGGGAGAGTTTTCAAAAAGAGCTTTTTTAAACGGAAAAATAGATCTTACAAAAGCAGAAGCGATTGCCAATATAATAGAAGCACGAAGTGAAGATGCAGTAAAACTGCTGGCAAAACAGTTAAAAGGCGAATTAACGAATTTTGTAAATGATATTAGAGAAGATTTACTTTTTATGTTGGCTTATACGGAAGTTAATATCGATTATGCCGAAGAGGATTTACCCGAAGACATTTTTCAACAAATCGAAAATAAACTTAATAAAATCACAATTAAACTACAAGATACTTTGGAAGCTAGTAAGAGAAGAGAAGGTCTTATCGAAGGTTTTAAAGTAGCAATTATCGGAAAACCCAATGTAGGGAAATCCTCTTTATTAAATAAACTTCTAAACTTTGACAGGGCAATTATTTCAGATATTGCGGGAACTACCAGAGATACGATTGAAGAGAGTGTAAGAATCGGAACTCATATTATCAAAATAGTAGATACGGCAGGAATAAGAGAAGCTGACGATATAATCGAAAAAATAGGTATTGAAAAATCTATTAAAGCTGTTGAAGAGGCTGATATTATTATTTCATTGTTTGATAATAACAAAGAGTGTGACAATGAAGATGAAAAAATTCTTACACTTTTGGAAAACAGCGGTAATAAAGAGATAATAAAGGTATTAAACAAAGCAGATTTAGAAAACTGTTTTGATAAAACAAAACTTGATAATTTTATAGAACTAAGTACAAAAGAGACAATTAATCCTTTAATTAAAAAGCTTGAAATAATTTTGGATTCAAATACTCATAGCGATGATATGACTTTAGTTTCTACAAGACAAATAGAAGCGGTTGAACAAACGCTTCATCATATAAACAAAGCTGCAGAGCCCCTACAAAGCGGTGAATTAGAGTTCTTCGCTTATCATATAAATGAAGCTTTATTAAATATCTCAAATATTACAAGACCTTATGAAAACGATGAGATGTTAGATGTAATGTTTGGTGCTTTTTGTTTAGGGAAATAG
- a CDS encoding NifB/NifX family molybdenum-iron cluster-binding protein — MTKFVFPTKEQLSYISPVESGFEDSEYLTILSCIGQEIDSVDIIQNPYLDNENKFMEMCKDEHINVVMSPKKNHLPIKELQENGISVYKVDTNKKVLNIFSDFVQDKLERLNS, encoded by the coding sequence ATGACTAAGTTTGTATTCCCTACAAAAGAGCAGTTAAGTTATATATCTCCTGTTGAATCTGGATTTGAAGATTCTGAATATTTAACGATATTATCGTGCATTGGACAAGAGATTGATTCTGTGGATATTATTCAAAATCCTTATTTGGACAATGAAAATAAATTTATGGAAATGTGTAAAGACGAACATATAAATGTCGTAATGTCACCCAAAAAGAATCATTTACCTATAAAAGAGTTACAAGAAAACGGTATATCTGTTTATAAAGTTGATACAAATAAAAAAGTATTAAATATTTTTAGTGATTTTGTTCAAGATAAATTAGAAAGGCTTAACTCTTAA
- the htpX gene encoding zinc metalloprotease HtpX — MEQAKTIFLLTLLTVLFVSIGFYFGGTNGMLIAFLLAGGMNFYAYYYSDKQVLRHYNATPIEDVRHPVYRITQKLVQKANLPMPKVYLIPDHTPNAFATGRNYENAAVAVTMGLYEMLNEKELEGVIAHELSHIKHYDMLIGTIAAVFAGAIAMIANMMQFSAMFGGNNNRQGGNPIIMILMAILLPLAASIIQMTVSRSREFMADEGAARLTGNVEGLQSALAKLDNYAKGGHPIHNATEETAHMFIINPFSGMKDAFGSLFRTHPSTEDRIARLEELKHEL, encoded by the coding sequence ATGGAACAAGCTAAAACAATATTTTTATTGACTCTTTTGACAGTATTATTCGTATCAATTGGATTTTATTTCGGTGGAACAAATGGAATGCTTATAGCCTTTTTATTAGCAGGAGGAATGAATTTTTATGCTTACTACTATTCTGATAAACAGGTTCTAAGACACTACAATGCAACACCTATAGAAGATGTAAGACATCCTGTTTACAGAATAACTCAAAAATTGGTGCAAAAAGCAAATCTTCCTATGCCGAAGGTTTATTTGATTCCCGATCATACTCCAAATGCTTTTGCAACGGGGAGAAACTATGAAAATGCGGCAGTTGCCGTTACAATGGGATTATATGAGATGTTAAATGAAAAAGAGTTAGAAGGCGTAATTGCCCATGAACTTTCTCATATAAAACATTATGATATGTTAATAGGAACGATTGCGGCAGTTTTTGCGGGAGCTATTGCAATGATTGCAAATATGATGCAGTTTTCTGCAATGTTTGGAGGAAATAACAACAGACAAGGCGGAAATCCGATTATTATGATTTTAATGGCAATTTTGCTTCCTTTGGCAGCTTCAATTATACAAATGACGGTAAGCAGAAGCAGAGAGTTTATGGCAGACGAAGGCGCTGCAAGATTAACGGGAAATGTTGAAGGGCTGCAAAGTGCATTGGCAAAATTGGATAATTACGCAAAAGGCGGACATCCAATTCATAATGCAACGGAAGAAACAGCACATATGTTTATTATAAATCCTTTTTCAGGGATGAAAGATGCTTTTGGATCTTTATTTAGAACTCACCCTTCGACAGAAGATAGAATTGCAAGGTTAGAAGAGTTAAAACATGAATTATAA
- a CDS encoding DUF134 domain-containing protein, with the protein MAREKLQRKLELKPVSKYFGPKDIKAKQDVILLHEELEAIHLMDSFCMYQEDAAKKMNVSRATFARIIKSARKKISLALITGSNIKVHEIKNEFHVAACSNSNTELDYAGPEAKYIWIFFIKDYRLKSSNCIQNPAYNNENDAACNVLPDVLYDYTVNYFLIEDIDYDLKISLIAKGIYPILQEEVTEDKLVSIFQ; encoded by the coding sequence ATGGCAAGAGAGAAACTGCAAAGAAAGTTAGAGTTAAAACCCGTTTCAAAATATTTTGGACCTAAAGATATAAAAGCGAAACAAGATGTAATACTACTGCATGAAGAGCTTGAAGCAATCCATTTAATGGACTCTTTTTGTATGTATCAAGAAGATGCGGCAAAAAAAATGAATGTCTCAAGAGCAACATTTGCAAGGATTATTAAAAGTGCAAGGAAAAAGATATCTTTAGCTTTGATTACAGGAAGTAATATAAAAGTTCATGAGATTAAAAACGAGTTTCATGTTGCAGCCTGTTCAAACAGTAATACGGAACTTGATTATGCAGGACCTGAAGCTAAATATATTTGGATATTTTTTATTAAGGATTATAGATTAAAATCGTCTAACTGTATTCAAAACCCGGCATACAACAATGAAAATGATGCTGCATGTAATGTCTTACCCGATGTGTTATACGATTATACGGTCAACTATTTTTTAATAGAAGATATTGATTATGATTTAAAGATTTCTTTGATTGCAAAGGGAATTTATCCTATTTTGCAAGAAGAGGTTACAGAAGACAAACTTGTAAGTATTTTTCAATAG
- a CDS encoding MarR family winged helix-turn-helix transcriptional regulator has translation MDKKRDDDKACLGFLIARVHSKLRQRLNQKLRKYEITIEQRQIILKLFTYGAMSQRELCEKTLTEPSNLTMTLKRMEQKGYIRKIKHPKDKRALLIEATPKAFKLKEELAQVGQNNIEQLLEGVEQEKIDTTFEVLQEIYKKALEEDINNSLKIEALI, from the coding sequence ATGGATAAAAAAAGAGATGACGACAAAGCATGTTTAGGTTTTTTAATTGCCAGAGTTCATTCGAAGCTGCGACAAAGATTAAATCAAAAGCTTCGTAAATATGAAATTACTATTGAGCAAAGACAAATAATCTTAAAACTATTTACTTACGGGGCTATGTCTCAAAGAGAATTATGCGAAAAAACGCTTACTGAACCCTCAAACCTTACCATGACTTTAAAAAGAATGGAACAAAAAGGTTATATCCGTAAAATCAAACATCCAAAAGATAAAAGAGCCCTGCTTATTGAAGCTACGCCTAAAGCTTTTAAACTAAAAGAAGAACTTGCACAAGTGGGTCAAAACAATATAGAACAACTCTTAGAGGGTGTAGAACAAGAAAAAATAGATACTACTTTTGAAGTACTTCAAGAAATATATAAAAAAGCTTTGGAAGAAGATATTAATAACTCACTAAAGATTGAAGCGCTAATATAA
- a CDS encoding SixA phosphatase family protein produces the protein MKELYILRHAQKEIQNDYEYDYDISLSKKGFEDAKKIGKLLKQKEVLPDLIVSSPAIRARQTAQIVAQEIGYDKNIMFNEVIYQAFLNELIESITYTYDSVNSLLIVGHNPALTALALTFGNLKEELQMGNAVKIEFNCNSWIDIDKSNSNFVELIKI, from the coding sequence ATGAAAGAGTTATATATTTTAAGACATGCACAAAAAGAGATTCAAAACGACTATGAATATGATTATGATATCTCTCTTAGTAAAAAAGGTTTTGAAGATGCCAAAAAAATAGGAAAACTTTTAAAACAAAAAGAAGTTCTTCCTGATTTAATAGTTTCAAGCCCTGCAATAAGAGCAAGACAAACAGCTCAAATAGTAGCTCAAGAGATTGGCTATGATAAGAATATCATGTTTAACGAAGTAATTTACCAAGCTTTTTTAAATGAATTAATTGAATCAATAACTTATACATATGATAGTGTAAACTCACTTTTAATTGTAGGGCATAATCCTGCTCTTACAGCACTTGCCCTTACCTTCGGTAATCTTAAAGAAGAACTTCAAATGGGAAATGCCGTAAAAATAGAGTTTAACTGTAATTCATGGATAGATATAGATAAAAGTAATTCAAACTTTGTAGAACTTATTAAAATTTAA
- a CDS encoding response regulator encodes MKKENKVKVLIVEDESIVALDISRALKLMGFEIVACVRNCEDALACVRTKVIDIVLMDINLGSEKDGIFTAAQVKKIKNLPIIFLTAFSDEETIDRAVSCDPVGYLTKPFNKNELNSTIKIAINRLQKREEKLKENGYELLYDKFYYDKESQSLYYDDIPIKLSKNEKILLTLLVNTKGKILTFEEIENYIWPERVVCDSTTRSLIHRLRCKTDPNLIETIPGFGCKLK; translated from the coding sequence TTGAAAAAAGAGAACAAAGTAAAAGTTTTAATAGTAGAAGATGAAAGTATCGTGGCATTGGATATAAGCAGAGCATTAAAACTAATGGGTTTTGAAATTGTAGCTTGCGTAAGAAATTGTGAAGATGCCCTTGCTTGCGTAAGAACTAAAGTTATAGATATTGTTTTAATGGATATAAATTTAGGAAGTGAAAAAGACGGAATTTTTACCGCAGCACAGGTAAAAAAGATTAAAAATTTACCTATTATTTTTCTAACGGCATTTTCAGATGAAGAGACTATAGACAGAGCCGTCTCTTGTGATCCCGTAGGTTATTTGACAAAACCTTTTAATAAAAATGAACTTAATTCTACGATAAAAATTGCAATTAACAGACTACAAAAAAGAGAAGAAAAACTTAAAGAAAACGGATATGAACTTCTTTACGACAAATTTTACTATGATAAAGAATCCCAGTCTTTATATTATGATGATATTCCTATAAAATTAAGTAAAAACGAAAAAATTTTATTAACCCTTTTAGTAAATACAAAAGGAAAAATCCTAACCTTTGAAGAGATTGAAAACTATATTTGGCCCGAAAGAGTTGTTTGTGATAGTACAACAAGAAGTCTGATTCACAGATTGCGTTGTAAAACCGATCCTAATTTAATCGAAACTATTCCGGGGTTTGGTTGTAAATTAAAATAA